One genomic segment of Fusobacterium mortiferum ATCC 9817 includes these proteins:
- a CDS encoding zinc ribbon domain-containing protein, whose product MKLDFKCVKCGCDKYQVKTTVIPEKSPGLKLEFGTYYIKTCLNCGYTEMYSAKIVNMEKDDKKKLCPEY is encoded by the coding sequence ATGAAATTGGATTTTAAATGTGTAAAATGTGGGTGTGATAAATACCAAGTAAAAACAACAGTTATTCCAGAAAAAAGCCCTGGTTTAAAACTAGAGTTTGGAACTTATTATATAAAAACTTGCCTTAATTGTGGATATACAGAGATGTACTCTGCAAAGATAGTAAATATGGAAAAAGATGATAAGAAGAAACTTTGTCCAGAGTATTAA